From one Lolium rigidum isolate FL_2022 chromosome 4, APGP_CSIRO_Lrig_0.1, whole genome shotgun sequence genomic stretch:
- the LOC124708956 gene encoding uncharacterized protein LOC124708956: protein MLSWDGNEMTDYFTQALIDIFSFKICSRLLRSDCNPLRKESYEKPITKENYTASIAQDPKDAEDDIREISNPNVSEKPKEDVVMETSPPRPKRKRGRPRKVKTNTPTDTVEQEIATETPAGLADGKRIRKPSKTKTSPYTTP, encoded by the exons ATGTTGTCATGGGACGGAAATGAAATGACGGATTATTTCACGCAG GCGCTGATAGATATTTTTAGCTTCAAAATATGCTCAAGGCTGCTGCGTTCAGATTGCAACCCGCTTCGAAAAGAATCCTACGAGAAACCTATAACG AAAGAGAACTATACTGCCAGCATTGCACAGGATCCTAAAGATGCGGAAGACGACATCAGGGAAATCAGCAATCCTAATGTTTCCGAGAAACCCAAGGAAGACGTCGTCATGGAAACCAGCCCTCCTAGACCCAAGCGCAAACGTGGCCGTCCGAGAAAAGTAAAGACTAACACTCCTACCGATACGGTCGAACAAGAAATTGCCACCGAGACTCCCGCTGGACTTGCCGACGGCAAACGCATACGCAAACCATCAAAAACAAAGACCAGCCCGTACACAACACCATGA
- the LOC124708955 gene encoding pyridoxal phosphate homeostasis protein-like, with amino-acid sequence MASVAAVEGAAAALRSVLSRAQQAAARSGRSPESVRVVAVSKTKPVGVIRGVYDAGQRCFGENYVQELIDKAPQLPEDIEWHFIGNLQSNKAKALLAGVPNLDMVESVDDEKIANRLDRVVADLGRKPLKVLVQVNTSGEESKFGVDPSGCAGLAKHVKLSCPNLVFSGLMTIGMLDYSSTPENFKALASCRNEVCDELGIPEEQCELSMGMSADFEQAIEMGSTNVRVGSTIFGAREYPKKN; translated from the exons atggcgtccgtggcggcggtggagggcgcggcggcggcgctccggtcgGTGCTGTCGCGCGCGCAGCAGGCGGCGGCACGGTCGGGGCGCTCGCCGGAGTCCGTGCGCGTGGTGGCCGTGAGCAAGACGAAGCCCGTGGGCGTCATCCGCGGCGTGTACGACGCCGGCCAACGCTGCTTCGGCGAGAACTACGTGCAGGAGCTCATCGACAAGGCCCCCCAG CTCCCCGAGGATATTGAGTGGCATTTCATTGGGAACCTGCAAAGCAACAAAGCCAAAGCCCTCCTAG CTGGTGTGCCAAATCTTGACATGGTTGAGAGCGTAGATGATGAGAAG ATTGCTAATCGTCTTGATCGAGTGGTAGCTGATTTGGGGAGAAAACCTCTTAAGGTCTTGGTCCAAGTCAACACAAGTGGAGAAGAAT CCAAATTTGGAGTGGATCCTTCAGGGTGTGCGGGATTAGCAAAACATGTCAAGTTAAGCTGCCCAAATCTTGTATTTTCCGGTTTGATGACAATTGGCATGCTTGATTATTCCTCAACTCCGGAGAATTTTAAG GCACTCGCTAGCTGCCGGAACGAGGTATGTGATGAGCTTGGAATACCAGAAGAACAGTGTGAGCTGTCTATGGGCATGTCTGCGGATTTTGAGCAAGCG ATTGAAATGGGCAGCACAAATGTCAGAGTTGGATCTACAATATTTGGTGCAAGAGAATACCCAAAGAAGAACTAG